The DNA segment AAATTCCGCAGCGAACAGCAAGCGCCCGAGCGATAGCAGGCGACCGTTGCTGCCGTGGCGCTGGTCGTGACTCAGAAACAGCGAGCACAACTCCGACTGGCCAGTCAGTTCATTGTTGAGGAACAGTGTCGGGATCTGCCGTTGAATGCCCAGATCGGGCGCCGAACTGACCGTCACCCCGACCCGATAGTTGTACCAGGGCTCGCGCATGCCGACCGCCCCGGCCATCGCGCTGACGCCGACCACGCGCATGTCGTCGTCTTCGAGTACAAACAGATAGTCGGCATCGGCGCGTTCGACCTGTTCGGCAAACGCCCGTTGCGCCCAGCGTACGCGATGAGTCAGGCGCTCTTCATTGGCCGGCAGGGTGGTGAACCCCGGGCCAGCCTGGTGCACCAGAGCCATCAGGGCGGGCAGATCGCTGACTTTCACCGGGCGGACAATCATCCTGTAACTCCTTCTGTGCGCCTGTTCGGGCGTTGTCGTTGACTGTGCAACCGGGCGGGATTCACAGGGCAATCAGCCGGATCGGGTTGCCATCGGTCACGTTCAGCGCCGCGCACATGGCTGGAGTGAGGGAAAGCGGTTGATCGGGGTGGTAGTCGAGTTCGGCGACGATGGCGCGGAAGCCGTGCAGCGCTTCGTTGCTCAGTAGAAAACGGCCACGCGCATCGATGTGCGCCTCTTGCCGCACGCTGGCGATCTGGCTGTGGGTGATCGATCGAATGTTGGCTGTACGCGCGTAAAGGGTCGGGCCAGCATCGAACAGATCGATGTAGCTGTTGGTCTCGAAGCCTTCTCGTTCGAGAATATCGAACGCCTCCTGACCATCCGGGTGGACGCGACCGATACAGTCCTGCGCCGCGGGCGGCAGCATTGGCACGTAAATCGGGTATTGCGGCATCAGTTCGGCGAGAAACCGCCGGCTCTGCAGGCCACACAAGCGTTCGGCCTCGGCGTACGGCAGGTCGAAGAAGTGCTTGCCCAGCGCATCCCAGAATGGCGAGTGCCCGCCCTCGTCGCTGTAACCAACGATTTCGGTGATCACCGCTTCGGCAAAGCGCGGCGCATGGGCAGCGATGAACAGCAGTCGTGCCCGTGACAGCAACTCGGAAAACGGCGTACGCACCAGCGCCGCGTCGATGTGGAAGCCGCGCAGCAACGTATGGTCGTTAAGATCGTGGCACAGCGACAGCGCTGGCACACCGTGCTCGATGTTCAGCTCACGCGACGCGCTGGTGAAATGGCGGTTGCGCAGGCTGTAGAAGGGCTCGTCGTGGCCGGCGGTGGCGAGAATTTCCGAGCAGCCGCGCAAGCGCTGGCTGTCGAGGTCTTCGAGCACGAAGCAATAACTCTCCGGGCCATGCACTGCCGCAGCGCTGGCAAACGAGGCGATGGACGCGGCAGTTTTCTCGCGCAGGCGTTCGCTGTCGTCCGGCAGCGAGGTCACGCCCAGCAGGCTGTCGCGGGCCAATTGTTGTAGCTGGGGCAGGTCAGTCTGCTCGACCGGGCGTAAGACCAGCATGGATGTACTCCTGTATCAAAAGGTTCGGCGATGGCGCCGAACCTGACTATCACTGTCGGTTTCCACGCAATAAATCGGCAGTCGCCTGACTCGTTGTCAGACGCTGCTCTTTTTCTTGTCAGCCGTTACTCGGATCCGGTAGCGCGGTGCTGGCCCCGAGTTTGTTGAGGAAGAACAGGTAAACCAGACCCAGGGCAATCCAGATCAGGCCGAGTTTCTGCACATCGACGCCCATGTTGTACATGATGGCCGCGACGATGATGAAACCGACCACCGGGCAGAGCAGATGACGCACGATCTGACCGGACTTCTGCCGACGCCAGTAGTAGTTGATCACAGTCAGGTGCAGCAGCATGAAACCGCTCAGTGCGCCGAAGTTGACCAGCGAGGTCAGGGTGTCGACCGAATTGATGAACAGGTAGCAGATCACCAGCGACAGCACGGCCACCAGATAAATGCTCAGGTACGGCGTGTTGTGTTTCGGGTGCACCTTGGCCAGCACTCTCGGCAACTTGCCATCGCGGGCCATGCCGAACAGCAGACGCGATACGGCGGCTTGCGAGGTGATGGCAACCGCCACGCCCCAGGCCAGCGCCGTGGCGACTGCGGTGAGGGTCGCGAGCCAGCTGCCGGCGGCGATTTCGGCAATTTCATAGAACGCGGTGTCGGCGGATTTGAACCCCATGCCCGCCGCCAGATCGGTGGCAATCCAGGTTTGCGCAACGAAAATCACCCCCATCACCACCAAGGTGATCAGCGCTGCCTTGCCGACGCTCTTGCCGGGATCGCCCTTGATTTCTTCGGCGAGGGTAGAAATTGCGTCAAAGCCGAGGAACGACAGCACGGCAATCGACACTGCTTGCATCAGCAGGGCGAAATTGAAGGTTTCCGGATGATACAGCGGCGCCAGCGTCAGCTCGCCGTTGCCGCCGCCGTTGTGCAAGGCATTCCATGCGTAGAACAGGAAAATCCCCAGCACCACCAGTTGCGCGAGCAGGAAGACGATGTTCATCCGCGCGGTGAAGGTGATGCCGCGCAGGTTGACGAACGTCGCGCTGACCAGGAATGCGAGAATGAAGCCGACTTTCGGAATGTCGGGATACAAATGGTTTAACGCCATGGCCGCGTAAACGTAGAGCAGCGGCGGAATCAGCAGGTAATCCAGCAGCATCAGCCAGCCGGCGAGGAAGCCGACGTGTTGATTCAGGCCGCGTTGCGCATAGGAATACACCGAGCCGGCGACAGGAAAGGCCTTGGCCATGCTGCCGTAGCTCAGCGCGGTGAAGAGCATCGCCACCATGCCGATGATGTAGGCCAGTGGCACCATGCCCGGCGCCTCGGCGTTGACGTAGCCATACACACCGAACGGGGCGATGGGGATCATGAAGATCATCCCGTACACCACCAGGTCGGTCAGCGTCAGGCTACGTTTCAACTCTTGTTTGTAGCCGAATTGTTCAATTTCCATGAAGCCTACCTCCTTGTCAGCCAATCGGTCGTTTCAGTTGTTGTCGGTCCGTCGTTTACAGCGCCAGCGGTGTTTCTCTACAGCAACATCGATTACAGCAAGGGTGTGAGGTAACCGGCCCAGCGCGACACGGCTTCAGGGCTGCGCAACAAGTCGTTGCGTACCTCGATCAGCACCGAGTCGAGGCCACGGGCGTCGCCATGCACCGGCACGGTCATGTCGCCCAGCGGGTCGATGCGGTACGGCTGATTGCCGGCCACTTTCAGCGGATGCGCCTCGAGCCCGTCGAGCAGGCGCTGTGCATAGGCCTTGGCCTGGCCGAACAGCACGCCGACTTCCAGCGGTCGTGGCTGGCCGTAATACACCGGGGTGAAACTGTGAATGCCGACCACGCGTACAGGTTGCCCGTGGGCGATGCGTTCGTCGATCAACGTTTGCAAACGCGCGTGAAACGGCTTGAACAGCATCTGCCGACGATATTCACGAGTGGCTTCGTCGAGTTCGCGGTTTCCCGGTACCTGATAGATCTCGCTTTGCGCCGGAATGCTGTCCGCGGCGTGCCGTGGCCGGTTCAGGTCGATCAGCAGCCGCGAATAGTTGGCGCTCAGCAAGGTGGCGCCAAGTTGTTCGGATAGCTGTTCAGCCAGTTGCAGAGCGCCAATGTCCCAGGCGATATGTTCTTGCGCGGCGGCATCATCCAGGCCCAGATTGTTCAGGGCTGCGGGGATATAGCGGCTGGCGTGTTCGCACACCAGAATCAACGGGTGTGTCGAATCCTCGCGTATCAGGTTGTAGGCCGGCCGGGTATACAACCCGAGCTCGGTGGATTCAGTACAGGCGTGCATAGTGCTCACACAAGTCAGCGGGCGAGAGCTGTTCCGTCAGCGCCAGTTCCTCGGTTTTCAGGGCGTAATAGGTGTCGAGCAATGGCTTGGGCAGCCACTCGGTTAACGCGGAGCTGTTGCGCAGGCATTCCAGCGCCTGGGCCAGTGAGGCGGGGAGGGCGACGATGCCCCGGGCCTTGCGTTGCTCGTCGTTGAGTGAATCGGGGATTTCATCGGTGATCGCGTTCAGCGCCAGGCGCTGTTCGATGCCCAGCCTTCCGGCAATCAGCAACGCGGCCATGGCCAGATGCGGCGAAGCGGTGGCGTCCATCGCGCGGAATTCAACATTGAACTGCTGGGCGACGGACTTGCCGCCGAGGTTCACCGTTGGGCAGATGCGCAGCGCCGCTTCGCGATTCTGATGACCCAGACACGCGTAGGACGCGCTCCAGTGATGCGGCTGCAAGCGCTGGTAAGACACCGGCGTCGGCGCGGTAAACGCACACAGCGCCGGCAAATAATGCAGGATCCCCGCCGCCCAGTGCTGGCCCATGCTCGACAGGCCGTTGCTGGTGCCGGCGTCGTAAAGCATTGGCTGGCCTGCCAGATCGAGCAGACTCACATGCAAATGCACGCCGTTGCACACTGCGTCGGCCTTGGTTTTCGGCGCGAAGGTCAAGTCGAGGCCCAGTTGCCGGGCGATCTCGCGGCTGATCTCGCGCACGTTCACCGCACGATCAGCCGCCGCCACGCCGAGGGCCGGGCGACAGGTGATTTCGTACTGGTGCTTGCCGTACTCGGGCAAAAACATTTCTGGCTCGACCCCGCCGGCGCGCAAGGCACTGAGCAGCCAGCCGCCAAACTCGGCGCCCTGACGCTGGGCCTGGAGGGAAAACGCCAGATGCTCGGCGGACCCGGCGTGCAGATTGAATTCGTGTTCGAACGCCGCGTTGACCTGCAGGCCCAGTTCATCGCGATAACGCTCGATTTCATCACGCAGCAACGTGCGCGGACAGGCGCCCCACGGGCAGCCGTCGGTTTCGCGAATATCGCCGTGGATGAAATCCAGGGCGGGGGCATTGGCGTCCGGGCCATTGCTGACGATGACCCGGCTGCTCAAATCGGGGATCAGCCGCAAGTCACCATACGCACCCCACGGATTGGTCGAGGCGATGATGTCCTGTGGCGTCAACGCGCTGTTGGCCGGCACCCAGCCGCATCCGGTGGCTTGATAATGCTCCAGTTCATCGGTGGGAAACGAGCGGCCACGGGTGATGCCGATCAGGTCAGTAGTGATCAGCGTGGTCAGCGGCAGCGGTGTCAGGCGCGTGCTCATGCCTGCATCTCCTGCAAGCGGCCAAGCACGGTGTCGGTGTCGGTGATCCAGCAGTAACCCTTGATCGCGTTGAGGCAGGCGTGATGGCGTTCTGCGCTATAGGTGGCGCAGGCGTCCTCCACCAGCGTAACCAGATAACCGCGGTCAGCAGCGTCGCGCACGGCCATGTCGACGCATTGGTCGGTGACGATGCCGGCGATGATCAAATGGCGGGTTTCGAGGTTGCGCAGGACGTAGTCGATGTTGGTCGAATTGAACACGCCGGAGGAGGTTTTCGGCAGAACGATTTCGTTTTCCGCCGGGGTCAGTTCAGCAATGATCTGCGCCTGCGCGCTGCCTTTGGGCAGGTGCATGTCTGACAGTTTGTGATCGAGTGAACGGTCGCGGCCGTCGGCGGTCAGGCTTTCGATGATCGTGTGCAGGACGTTCTGCCGGGCCTGCCGAAACGCTGCGAGCAAGCGTTGCTGGTTGGGCACCACGTGAGTGCGTGCGCGGCTGAGGAAATATTCGGCATCAGGCCCCGTCAGGTGAGCATCGAACTGCGGTTCGAGCCAGGCACGCTGCATATCTACCAGCAACAGTGCGGTGTGGTCGTTGGCATACGGCAAGTCACGCGGCGAGCGGTGGGGAAGGCTGAACATCCTTATTTATCCTCCAGCAGATGGGTGTTGAAGTCGTTGCGCAGGGCATCGATGCCTTCCAGGCGATCGGCCAGATTCTCGGTGCGCAACGTCAGGCAGGCGATCAGCGCCTCGACCTGCGCCAGCGCCGGGACCATGGTGTCGAACGGCGAGGCCGATTCGACCGGAGCGCTGATGATCAGGTCAGCCAGTTCGCGCAGGGGGGAGGCATATATATCGGTGAACAACACCACCCGGGCATTGGTGTTTTTCGCGGCACTGGCGACGCGCAATGCCTGGGTCTGGTAGCGGCGATAGTCGAACAGCAGCACCACGTCCTGGCGTTGCAGATCGAACAGCCGATCGGGCAGTTGCGCGTTGTCCTCCAGCGCAAAGCAACCGGGGCGCAACAGCCGCAAGTGGTTGAGCAGATAGGTGGCCATCAGGCTGCTGAAGCGTCCGCCAAAGCAGTACACCTGATGCCGCGCATCGAGCAGCCAGTCGGTAAGGATGCGCACGTCTTCCGGTTGCGTCAGCGACTGGGTCTCCACCAGCAGACGATGACTGTCGCCCAGGTAGTGGCTCCAGGCGTCGTCCTTGTGTTGCTGGGCGCGTGGTTGCAACAGCGTGCGCGGCGAGCGCAGGCGATGGTCCATGTCGCTGAGCAGGGCGTCCTGAAATTCGGCATAACCGCCGAAACCGAGTTTTTTCACCAGACGTACGATGGTCGGATCGCTGACCCCTGCGTGTTCGGCCAGCCGCGCCATCGGGCCCAGGCCATTGCGCGGGTACTGATCGAGCAAGGCGCGAACGACTTTGCGCTCCGACGGCGTAAGATCCAGGCCGGGTTCGGTGATCAGGTCTCTGAGAGGGGGCATCCGGGCTCCTGCTGGATGAGGGGTGTTGAATCTGCTTCATAATCCGTTAAAACAGTATTTATGTAAGTGGCGTTACATGTCTAGCGAATTTTTCGGCGTGTTGAAGCGGCACCAAAACAGGGCGAGACGCCCGTGTAACAAGGGCTTCACGAATGTCGACTGGTCTTGTAGTCCATTGCCCATGCCAGCGTCAGAAGTTGCCTTATGGGAATTCATTCCAATGGGCGCAGATAATCTGGCATCCACCCGGCAGCCCCCGGTTTACGGCACAATTGCTGCCGGTTCAGAACCATGTCCTTGATTGCAGCAGTGACCGACCGGAGCGCTTCCCGTGCAGACAACGCGTTTGACATTGATGTGCCATGCACGAACCGTCGCACAGAAACTGGCGTGTTTTCCTACGAATGAGCCTGTTGAAAACACCGGGCTGGCGCCGACTGCACTGATCGCGCGTTTCAATACTGCGCCGCGTTTGCTCTGCGCGCCGGAATTGCGCACGCGCCAGACGGCGGCGTGGTTTGGCGCGGATGCGCAAATCGACGAAGCGCTGCGCGACTGTGATTGGGGGCGCTGGAGTGGCGTATCGATCAAGGATCTGCAACGCAGCGAAGAGGCAGCCCTGAACAGCTGGCTGCGCGACACCCATGCGGCGCCGCATGGCGGCGAGTCGGTAGCACAACTCTGTAAGCGGGTAGCGGGATGGCTGGCCAGTGTGCAAGCGACTCCGGGTCATGTGCTGGCGGTGACTCATCCGTTTGTCATTCGCGCAGCGCTGACCGAAGTCATGCGCGGGTCGGCGTTTCATGACATCGATGTCGAACCGTTGTCGACGGTTGAATTGCGTTTTAGCGGCCGCTGGCGCTTGCTACTACCCGGCCTGGCTGTGGCAGGAGCTTGCTGATGAAACAATTGCTGGTGATCGGCATCGGTGCCGGAAATCCCGACTACATCACGATGCAGGCGGTCAAAGCGCTGAATCGGGTGGACGTGTTCTTTCTGATGGACAAAGGCCCGCGCAAGGACAAGCTGATCGATTTGCGTCGGGAAATCTGCGCGCAATACATCAGCGACGACCGCGATTATCGTTTCGTCGAAGCCCACAGCCCTGAGCGCGAGCGCGATGCAGTCGACTACACGGCCAGTGTCGATCACCTGAACAGAGCCAGACAGCGCACCTTTCAACGGCTGATCAATGACGAATTGTCAGACGGCCAGTGCGGCGGTTTTCTGGTTTGGGGCGACCCGGCGTTATACGACAGCACGGTGCGCATTCTTCAGGCGATATTGGCGTCGGGTGCGTGCGCCTTTGAATTTCAAGTAATCCCCGGCATCACCAGCGTTCAGGCACTCGCGGCGCAGCACAAGCTGCCGCTGAACACGATTGGCCGCTCCATTGAAATCACCACCGGACGGCGTCTGGCCGCGGGGCAGGTGAGTAACACGGACAGTCTGGTGGTGATGCTCGATGCCGAGGATGCTTATCAGCGCGTGGCCGATGCGCAAACAGAGATCTATTGGGGCGCCTATCTGGGCACGCCGGACGAGATCCTGATCAGCGGTCGGCTGGCGGACGTGGCAGATGAGATCGAAAGGGTGCGCAAGGCGGCGCGGGCGGAGCATGGGTGGATCATGGATACGTATTTGTTGCGCAAACCCTAGGTGGGTGGTGTCTGAGCTGGCCCTATCGCGAGCAGGCTCACTCCTACACTTGATCGGGTTTGCAATTCCAATGTAGGAGTGAGCCTGCTCGCGATAGGGGCCAGAACAGCCAAACACGTTTTGGACAGGCAAAAAAACACCCGGTGCAACGCAAGTCACACCGGGTTTTTGTTGCCGGCAAACAGCGAATGTCGTGGATCCGTCGCCTGCCGCGAACTCGTTTTCAGCCGCGTTCCAGCGCCAACGCCACGCCCTGGCCGCCGCCGATGCACAAGGTCGCCAGACCTTTTTTCGCATCACGCTTGAGCATTTCGTGGAGCAGGGTCACCAGTACCCGGCAGCCCGACGCACCAATCGGGTGACCCAGCGCAATGGCGCCGCCGTTGACGTTGACCTTGTCCAGATCCCATTGCAGATCCTTGGCCACCGCCAGCGATTGTGCGGCAAAGGCTTCGTTGGCCTCGATCAGGTCGAGCTGCTCGATGCTCCAGCCGGCCTTGTCCAGGCAGCGGCGGGTCGCCGACACCGGGCCGATGCCCATGATCGCCGGGTCGACGCCAGCATTGGCGTAAGCGGCGATTTTTGCCAGCACC comes from the Pseudomonas granadensis genome and includes:
- a CDS encoding histidine phosphatase family protein, whose protein sequence is MQTTRLTLMCHARTVAQKLACFPTNEPVENTGLAPTALIARFNTAPRLLCAPELRTRQTAAWFGADAQIDEALRDCDWGRWSGVSIKDLQRSEEAALNSWLRDTHAAPHGGESVAQLCKRVAGWLASVQATPGHVLAVTHPFVIRAALTEVMRGSAFHDIDVEPLSTVELRFSGRWRLLLPGLAVAGAC
- a CDS encoding MurR/RpiR family transcriptional regulator — protein: MPPLRDLITEPGLDLTPSERKVVRALLDQYPRNGLGPMARLAEHAGVSDPTIVRLVKKLGFGGYAEFQDALLSDMDHRLRSPRTLLQPRAQQHKDDAWSHYLGDSHRLLVETQSLTQPEDVRILTDWLLDARHQVYCFGGRFSSLMATYLLNHLRLLRPGCFALEDNAQLPDRLFDLQRQDVVLLFDYRRYQTQALRVASAAKNTNARVVLFTDIYASPLRELADLIISAPVESASPFDTMVPALAQVEALIACLTLRTENLADRLEGIDALRNDFNTHLLEDK
- a CDS encoding isochorismatase family cysteine hydrolase, whose amino-acid sequence is MFSLPHRSPRDLPYANDHTALLLVDMQRAWLEPQFDAHLTGPDAEYFLSRARTHVVPNQQRLLAAFRQARQNVLHTIIESLTADGRDRSLDHKLSDMHLPKGSAQAQIIAELTPAENEIVLPKTSSGVFNSTNIDYVLRNLETRHLIIAGIVTDQCVDMAVRDAADRGYLVTLVEDACATYSAERHHACLNAIKGYCWITDTDTVLGRLQEMQA
- a CDS encoding glutamine synthetase family protein, with protein sequence MSTRLTPLPLTTLITTDLIGITRGRSFPTDELEHYQATGCGWVPANSALTPQDIIASTNPWGAYGDLRLIPDLSSRVIVSNGPDANAPALDFIHGDIRETDGCPWGACPRTLLRDEIERYRDELGLQVNAAFEHEFNLHAGSAEHLAFSLQAQRQGAEFGGWLLSALRAGGVEPEMFLPEYGKHQYEITCRPALGVAAADRAVNVREISREIARQLGLDLTFAPKTKADAVCNGVHLHVSLLDLAGQPMLYDAGTSNGLSSMGQHWAAGILHYLPALCAFTAPTPVSYQRLQPHHWSASYACLGHQNREAALRICPTVNLGGKSVAQQFNVEFRAMDATASPHLAMAALLIAGRLGIEQRLALNAITDEIPDSLNDEQRKARGIVALPASLAQALECLRNSSALTEWLPKPLLDTYYALKTEELALTEQLSPADLCEHYARLY
- a CDS encoding APC family permease, with product MEIEQFGYKQELKRSLTLTDLVVYGMIFMIPIAPFGVYGYVNAEAPGMVPLAYIIGMVAMLFTALSYGSMAKAFPVAGSVYSYAQRGLNQHVGFLAGWLMLLDYLLIPPLLYVYAAMALNHLYPDIPKVGFILAFLVSATFVNLRGITFTARMNIVFLLAQLVVLGIFLFYAWNALHNGGGNGELTLAPLYHPETFNFALLMQAVSIAVLSFLGFDAISTLAEEIKGDPGKSVGKAALITLVVMGVIFVAQTWIATDLAAGMGFKSADTAFYEIAEIAAGSWLATLTAVATALAWGVAVAITSQAAVSRLLFGMARDGKLPRVLAKVHPKHNTPYLSIYLVAVLSLVICYLFINSVDTLTSLVNFGALSGFMLLHLTVINYYWRRQKSGQIVRHLLCPVVGFIIVAAIMYNMGVDVQKLGLIWIALGLVYLFFLNKLGASTALPDPSNG
- the cobF gene encoding precorrin-6A synthase (deacetylating); its protein translation is MKQLLVIGIGAGNPDYITMQAVKALNRVDVFFLMDKGPRKDKLIDLRREICAQYISDDRDYRFVEAHSPERERDAVDYTASVDHLNRARQRTFQRLINDELSDGQCGGFLVWGDPALYDSTVRILQAILASGACAFEFQVIPGITSVQALAAQHKLPLNTIGRSIEITTGRRLAAGQVSNTDSLVVMLDAEDAYQRVADAQTEIYWGAYLGTPDEILISGRLADVADEIERVRKAARAEHGWIMDTYLLRKP
- a CDS encoding N-formylglutamate amidohydrolase; its protein translation is MHACTESTELGLYTRPAYNLIREDSTHPLILVCEHASRYIPAALNNLGLDDAAAQEHIAWDIGALQLAEQLSEQLGATLLSANYSRLLIDLNRPRHAADSIPAQSEIYQVPGNRELDEATREYRRQMLFKPFHARLQTLIDERIAHGQPVRVVGIHSFTPVYYGQPRPLEVGVLFGQAKAYAQRLLDGLEAHPLKVAGNQPYRIDPLGDMTVPVHGDARGLDSVLIEVRNDLLRSPEAVSRWAGYLTPLL
- a CDS encoding arginine N-succinyltransferase, which codes for MLVLRPVEQTDLPQLQQLARDSLLGVTSLPDDSERLREKTAASIASFASAAAVHGPESYCFVLEDLDSQRLRGCSEILATAGHDEPFYSLRNRHFTSASRELNIEHGVPALSLCHDLNDHTLLRGFHIDAALVRTPFSELLSRARLLFIAAHAPRFAEAVITEIVGYSDEGGHSPFWDALGKHFFDLPYAEAERLCGLQSRRFLAELMPQYPIYVPMLPPAAQDCIGRVHPDGQEAFDILEREGFETNSYIDLFDAGPTLYARTANIRSITHSQIASVRQEAHIDARGRFLLSNEALHGFRAIVAELDYHPDQPLSLTPAMCAALNVTDGNPIRLIAL